The following coding sequences are from one Alphaproteobacteria bacterium window:
- a CDS encoding ribonucleotide-diphosphate reductase subunit beta gives MSLLQSDIAYKPFQYPWCYDAWLTQQRIHWLPEEVPLADDVKDWHQNLTPAERNLLTQIFRFFTQADVEVNNCYMKHYSQVFKPTEVQMMLAAFSNMETVHIAAYSHLLDTIGMPESEYSTFLEYKQMKDKYDYMQQFGCDTKNGIATTLAVFGGFTEGLQLFASFAMLMNFPRFNKMKGMGQIVSWSIRDESLHTHSIIRLYRTFLDENPEVWTPALQADLVAACRTIVSHEDAFIDLAFEMGGIEGMTAADVKTYIRYIADHRLRQLRLEPIYGITTHPLPWMDEMLNAVEHTNFFENRATEYSKASTSGSWEEAFA, from the coding sequence ATGTCGTTGCTGCAGTCGGATATCGCCTACAAGCCGTTTCAGTATCCCTGGTGCTATGACGCCTGGCTCACCCAGCAGCGCATCCACTGGCTGCCGGAGGAAGTGCCGCTGGCCGACGATGTGAAGGACTGGCACCAGAACCTGACACCGGCGGAACGCAATCTCCTGACGCAGATTTTCCGCTTCTTCACGCAGGCCGATGTGGAAGTGAACAACTGCTACATGAAGCACTATTCGCAGGTGTTCAAGCCAACCGAGGTGCAGATGATGCTGGCCGCCTTCTCCAATATGGAGACGGTGCACATTGCCGCCTATTCGCATCTGCTCGACACCATCGGCATGCCGGAGAGCGAGTATTCCACCTTCCTCGAATACAAGCAGATGAAGGACAAGTACGACTATATGCAGCAGTTCGGCTGTGACACGAAGAACGGCATCGCCACCACCCTGGCGGTCTTCGGCGGCTTCACCGAAGGGCTGCAACTCTTCGCCAGCTTCGCCATGCTCATGAACTTTCCGCGCTTCAACAAGATGAAGGGCATGGGCCAGATCGTCTCCTGGTCAATCCGCGATGAGTCGCTGCACACCCATTCCATCATCCGTCTCTACCGCACCTTCCTCGATGAGAACCCCGAGGTGTGGACCCCGGCGCTGCAGGCCGACCTGGTGGCGGCGTGCCGCACCATCGTCAGCCATGAGGATGCCTTCATTGACCTGGCCTTTGAAATGGGCGGGATCGAGGGCATGACCGCGGCGGATGTCAAAACCTATATCCGCTATATCGCCGACCACCGCCTGCGTCAGCTTCGCCTGGAGCCGATCTACGGCATCACCACCCACCCTCTGCCGTGGATGGACGAGATGCTCAATGCGGTGGAACACACCAATTTCTTTGAGAACCGGGCGACGGAGTATTCCAAGGCCTCGACCAGCGGGTCGTGGGAAGAGGCGTTTGCCTGA